The Populus nigra chromosome 4, ddPopNigr1.1, whole genome shotgun sequence genome contains the following window.
GGTGTTTGCAGTAGAGGCGACCTTCATGTGCAATGTAGTTGGATGGGCTAATTGTACATCCTCCATGAATGCATTTGAAGCAGCTTTTGTGGTAAGGAGTTCCATTCACCGAAACCTTTTAACAGAGAAATATTAATAGTTTCAAATCAATGATAGGTGTCAAGATCCTTTACAGCTCAGTATCTTTTTGAAATTTAGTAtatgatgattaaaaaaaacatagaacatGGAAACGAGCAGTGTCTGCTCTTAGTGTGTTGGATGTTTTTCAAATGTTGCAGTCTTTACCTTCTCAGTAGGATAGACAGTGTTCTTGCAGCCGAAACACTTGTCTCTGGTTCCAGCGAACATGGTCGAGACTTTAGTTGATATAGGTTTCtgttcaaaacaaatcatggtTATAGAACAAAAGAGAGGGGTTAAAGACTCAATTGAAAGTCATAAGAAAGCATCTAAATGCCAGGAATAcaggggattttttttttacctcccCATCAACAGGTTTCTCTGGTTTTACAATTTTTGGTGTCCCTGGAAAGGAAATTGAATGCAAGTAAATCAGTTGGAATtcgaaaagaaaatgaatgacTTGTGCAACACTGGCTTCatattagtttttctttatttttacccTCAAAGCTTTTGTCAAGACTTCCAGTTCTTTTGAAGAGTTGATCAAAATGTGGCCTGCAGTAGAGTACCCCTTCAAAGGAATTGTAGTTGCCAAGCTGCAAATAAGAGCTGAAACTtgataaattatcttttattatctCTAGCTCAATACATATTGCTGAAAAAGTCCAAGATTGCATTAAGAAGCTGATGCGGGACGTTATTACATTTCATGGGCTCCCAACCAATTTAAATTGGTTAGTTAGGATCATAAATTCGATCAATCAGGATTGTTCTACGACTTAAAGCTGGAAGGAGCTAGTCTTCGTTTAACAGTGAATAGACCAGTGAGAATGTCATCagaagaaagagatgaaaaaaatcatgtcactACGGAATATCAACACAATGTACCCTAAGGGAGCTCCTCCACCTGAAATGTTTGCTTCAGTGCCGGTATTATTGAAATTTGTATCTTATTGACTGATGTATTTCATGGCACTGTTAGTTTCTGGAGGGTTTCAGTATCCAAAAGGTGATATCGTTCTGCTCATAATACTGAATTCGAAATTAACTTGAGAATCCAATCATCCATGAAACGTGACAAATCCAGGCATATGCTATTATGAAAGTTATATAGCTAAGACTAAGAGGACAAAATTTGAACCAGGAAGCTAAGCAATACTGGGAATACATGGAGCTCAATCTGTATTTACTAGAAAACGTCTAGGAATTCAACTTTAACATGTGCTAAAATATATGGATCTACCGAGTTTTTTATCTCTTGTTAAAACTCTTGCATTTATATAGAGCATACCTTGAGGGTTCCTCTGCAATGATGGCACCGGAAGCAAGCCTTGTGGTACACACGGTTATCAGCTGCTAACCTGTCCACAAGATAGACAGTCTTGTCACATGCCATACATTTCTGGGTTGTTCCTGCAAATGCCATGGCCTCAAAATTCTCAGCTTAGAAAATGCAACTGTAATCTCCTATGCTCCTATCGCCTCCCTTTGTTTGCTTTGTTTCTGAGGAGGACTAATGAGAAAAGTAATGGGGGGAAGATAAGGAAGAGAAATGATGGACAAATGTGTGCAGCAGGTTATTGCGGAGACCAAAGCAGAGTTGTACAATTGAAGTTAGTGGCAAATGGCAATCATTTTGTCCAACTTTGTAGCGCCTAACTAGGGTtgtcaatatatattttatcttctaTTTTTCCCCTGTAATCCCAACTTTTATAAATactatacatataaaaatagaaaattttagcTTTAGTTTGGTAATGTGGTTGGATTTTCATGAGAGACATTTACCTTGCTTTGGTGCAATGTCTTATCAAAAAGTTCCTTTACTGTTTGCTACAAACTGAAAACAATAGGAACTGGTATGATTAGGCATGGCTGTAAGTGGGGTGTCATAAACTTGTTCTACGATATACCTGGCTGGCTACATAATGGAAAATGTTATATGCAAATTCAACCAGGCACGTTGTATATGGATACCAAGTACCCACCTGCTTCGattacttttattatttgttagatGAATCCATAAATGTTATAGTTGGACATCTGCCCTGCTAATATTATCCTACAAAAATATCTCTGGTTTCATACAAATATGGGCCACGGGATTAGGGTTAGTTCTATGGCTAAACTTTGAAAGAAGAAGGCGGGCACCATGAGACCTGGAGTCCTGGACTGATCCTGCAGGGAAGCTTAGTTAGATTTCTGTCAAGGTTGAGCAACTGTATATGCCACGTATACTGAATTTCAAATTGATCACAGAATTCAGGAGCCTAATTTGCATGATTTCCCAGTGCTTTTGACATTTGACCAAACAGCAAAAAACAGAAGAGTGCGAATGGCTTTGCACTCTTGTTGAAACAAGATCCTCAACTCGAAAAAGAATATGATGGGGAAATAGCTAGAAGGAAAAGGATGTCTTAATAAAAGGTTCGATGTTCTCTTCAAATGTAAGCATTGAGGATGTTTGAGCTTACTGGTAAGGTAAGATTAAAGAAAAGATCCTGTACAGTTTGTACAAATCTCTCCACCATAACCGTGTATAGAGGTGGTTAAATCACAAATGTAGGTTGTTATGGGTCCATCCTTAGATTTCGACAATGTGCAAATACTGGAAAAGGCACTACAAACCCCACACAGGGAAGACAAAAGAGTCTAAAATGATGGATTTACTCTCTTTATTGGGACTCTCTATGCTACTCAATGATGAAGAACATTGATCCCCACATCCATTGATGACAACATTGCGTCTTCCCAAAATTCTGCTTCAAACTTGTAGTCCTACCAAGCCAAAACGAGAGAAGCCTGAACTGTACTGCCAGGCGGGTAAAGTGGGCTAAAGACCTAAACGGTAGCCCAGTTTTCTATTTGGAGTAGACctgtttctccttttctttttgagaatTTTAGAATAGACTCCTTGGGTGTGCCCTCATGATTCATGAATTATGATGGTCCAGCTAAGCTTGGTCCTCTCAAAATAATTCCCATGTGAAAtacttatcaaatatttttgttttcttcggtacagatggaaagaaaaaagcaaCAACACTTGCCTTTTTTGTcacgtttgggaacgcggctgtaattatatttctaaaaaatttaaaattttttttggttaaaatttaatatgatttatatgttttggatcgttttgatgtgctgatgtcaaaaataattttttaaaaataaaaaaatatcattaacatgtattttaacacaaaaaattatttaaaacacatCCGTAACcatactgccaaacacgctcttagagTAGCAAACACTAGCGGCATCCCCTTGAATAATGCGCAGCACTTGCATCAGTCTAGAAAAAGCAAGGATTTGTACCAGCAGATATGCCAAGGATTAGCATGTCATGTTTAAATCATATTTCCCCAAGCTAGAACCGTGTGCCCTAAATAATCAGGTGGATCGCTTTGATCTAAAATTGAAGTTTAAACCTGGTCCAAGTTGGTTTGGGGACCACATGCAGCatgtcttttaaaaattttactatCCGTAGTTGTAATTACTAATTTGTAAACAAGCTACCATGGATTCATTGAATCATAGTCACCGGGAAAATGCAGATATAGTGAAAAACACACAATTATCGACGATCATATATATGGTTCCGCATAGCCCTATCCATTTTGCATCCTAGAAAACgtatttgtaaatatttttcgGTCGAAGATCGTAGCAGGGCATTTGGTCTTTTCGAAAGCTTCTCGTTTTGTGTGTGAGAGGCCCCAGGTTCGATTTTCGGAATGCTCCTACTTATATTACGGAATGGTGGTGTTTGGCCTACCAGAACCGGGAAAAACCACCTGCTGCAACGCAACATCCTCCAATTCATAAGCCTAATCGGAAGGTGATTTACAAGATCAACGAAAATGCTGATAATAGTAATTTATTCATGTTAATGGCTTCATTCAGGAACGTTACAGTTATCAATTTGGATCCTGCAAACGATGCATTGCCGtaagctttctttctttcaaaaccCATTTGGCAATATTTGTTTGGTCATTGCGAAAGATTGTCCTTTACAAGCATGTAGGTATGATTTTGCTACTAACATTGAAGATCTCATCAAACTAATTGATGTAATGAACGAGCATTCCCTTGGTCCCAATGGAGGTCAGCCTACCTGCCTGCCTACTATTTCATATCACTCTTTATCGTTGCTCTCTGCTATTACTTAGTTGCTTAATGCAAAAATATTATCTGGTGTTTCTTTAGGTCTTGTTTATTGCATGGATTATTTGGAGAAGAATATCGGCTGGTTGCTATCTAATTTGGAACCTCTATTGAAAGGTTGTACTAGGTTGTTCTGTTTTGAAGTCTTAAAACCCACTAGTTGATACTGGAATTATAATTCTCAAACACTCTGACTATCTTGCAGATCACTACCTTCTTTTCGATTTTCCATTCAAATGTCAAGAATGTTATCATGAAACTCATTAAGAAGTTGAATCTTAGGGTATGCTTTGCTTCCTTAAGGCTTCTATATGATTTTAACCTGTTAATTACTATGTGATCTTGATATTATGATTGAATTTCTCAATTTATGCAGTTGATTGCCTTGCACTTAGTTGATGCCCATCTTTGCAGTGATCCTGGAAAATATGTTGGTGCATTGCTTTTGTCACTATCCACAGTGCTTCATCTGGAACTCCCACGCATCAATGTCTTGTCTAAGATCGATCTAATTGAGAGCTATGGCAAAGCTAGGTTTggttcctttcctttctttcctgTTTTGAGGATTATGTTATCTTGACGAAATATTTTAAGTACTTGTCATAAATGTCTTTCGATGTGTGCAGCTTTTAACCTTGATTTCTATACAGACGCGCAATGTATACTTACCATATTTGCAGCACCATCTCGATCAGGATCCTCGTGCTGCTAAGCACTGGTCTTTATTCATTCCTGAATTCTTCAAACCAATCTTTGTTCTATACTCCATGCATggtatgttgaatgcttgagttTTACCTTTATCAATTCTACCCTTTTGCTCTTTTATCCATGTACAACATTGTGGGAAATAGGATGTGATTCTGTTGATGacattaatttcaaatataagatCATACCCATCGCAAAGTTTGATTCAACAAGTGGTCATATGGTAAAAGATGTAAAACGGTGCTTTGCAGAAACGATGGTTCTGAATGTGAGATCGTCATCAGTCTATGTTGGGTTGTTTGAAGGTCCATAATTAAACTGATGTACCATTGACTGGAGAATGATATCAATTCTGATAAACATATTGGTGTAAATACCCATTCAGTTGtagaatatttttcatttgaaagctGCTAAAGCTTCTTTTTGCAGAAAGCTTGCAAAGGAGACAAAGTAAAAGACTTCAGCTTTGTCGTTCTTACAACTTTAGACATTCAGGCTTGTGAATTTCTTCCCGCTTCTTTCTCAAAGTTTGTATAAAACGTTTATGGATGTGTTTTTAGATAGACATTCAAAGAGAGTGTAGGGAATCTTGTGAAATTGATAGACAAGATCAATGGTTACTTCTTTGCTGGCATCGAAGACAGTGCAGTTGAATTCAGCAAGATTGCAGTTCGCCCTGTTGGTCGGGATTACTACCGTTATCCTTACTGTTGTTAATGTTTATTGTGTTTCGATGCAGTCAGGTGACTTAAGGTATTATTCTTGTTTAATGGTTCTCTTTATTAAGCATGAGTGATCCTACCTTGTTTCTACTTACTGAAGCTCATGCACTTGTGTAGTTGTGTGCTCCAGTAGATCTCACGCATGTTCATTATGTATATAATGGTGcttatctattttaatagttcttaggaaattttcatattttgtcaGAAACTAAGATCCGGCTGTCTCAATAATAGATTTGTTTTCATTATGGCCTCAGTAATTGGTAAGTTATTGACATAGAATTAGCTTTTTCCTTGACCAAGCAGTCCACAGCTGCAGCAGTGCAAGAGAAGGACATGCATGAAGGGTGATGAAAAATTTGATTATGCTGACTGGAAATCTAGTCTGTTGAGACAATTCTGTAGTTTACTGGTAGATGATACATAGAACACAGATCCAGGAAGTTCGCATCGTCCTCCCTCCACTTGCATTCATGTATGATGTATATAATGAAAGATTGGAAGCTGAGCTTTTCTCAGTGATTATGGATTGAGGCTCATTCCTGCACGCGGAATTTAGCCCACAACCTCCCCTTCCCTTTGAAGGAGTAAGTTGCTACCAGTGGAGCCCCGTTGGTCGACCTATTCAATGTTGAACGGCATCTCGGCATTGCGAAATGATCTGCATAAGGGGCACTCGCCCTTAGCAACTGCCCTGACACTCGCTCTCCGATGAAACCACGTGAACTTAAAAGCATAATTAAGCAACCGgtaatctttcttcttcttttttcctctcgTTTCCTCATCCCTCTCAATCTCACTTGCAACTTTCCTGTTCTTTCACAAGAAGAATCGCGGTGGATTTGTTTTACAAAGCTTGATGACAAAGGCGTCGGCAGACCTAATCACACTATATAGGGCCGGGGGGCTCAAATTGTTAGCATCAACTTTCAATGGCCTCCGGCACACACtccatcaaattaattaatgaattctCATGGTTCCAGAAACTAAATATCTAATTCTTACAGTTTAtatacaatttaatattttcatttatttcatgatcttttacattttaattttttaaaataaaaataaaaagacaagatGGCAATATAGAAAGATTCATAAGAAAATAGAACATTTATTCAAAACTAAATATGATAAATCAAGCTTGGTCAACGCTGGTCAAGTAACTGTTTagttatttctttatattataGGGATTAGTCGATTTATTTTGATAGACTAGAGGGACCAAGTTACAACTCACTTAAAACGTAGGCATCGTTGTAACCAAACAGATCAGGGTATTTATTATAAAGGAGcggaagagaaaaaagaaaagaaaaaactctatGTATCCGTGAggagttttatattatttctgaattaaaaattattagttattttatgaatttatttcaaagatataaatataaatatgaaagaaaatatatatacatgatccaatttttttatttttttaaatttttttctttcctcctgGTATCATTTCTTTTATCGAGTAATTgtctctaattatttttagaataatataaaatttcttgTGTCGAACATTGATATATACATCTGGatcatatgtatatatatgatgCATGGGGTGTagcgaaaaaaaataaataataaattcaatttcgAATAAGGAGAGGATACTATAGAATATGCAGTGCAGGGGATACGGTGAGGTGTTAAacttgcaacttttttttttgagaaaaaaaaacatttatatttttaattcttatggttttttaaaatcaaacatttaCCGTACTtcatgataataaattaattatttttaagtcataaatttttataacaataaaacttaattcaatatTATGATTATGTAAGAGTCATTTAAAGTTAAAACATaagcaacataatttttttttatatagatttcatTACGAGACATGGTCTTGACATCATTAtttgtaaattgaaaaattattaatttattgttttcataaataacaaatttaagaaAGGTGAGAGGTTCTAATTTaatatgaaagagaaaaaatgaaaaaaatgattgatattaattttatgattattatactcattttccatataatttaattgttagACATCTATTTATAATtgtaaaagaatataaataaaccccGATAAGTGTAATTTAACTGGTCAGATTCTAAGTTTGCTCTTTAGATATCACCTGTTCTAGTCTTACAAATCTCAGGATCACTGAAGGTTTACATGGTCTTTAACTTTAGAATtcgtaaaattaattgaggtgCATACAAGCTGACTCGGACAATcacgataataataaaaaaaaaagaatataaataacatgatacctcattttattggtttttagtGCTGAATTCTTATTACTTGTAAagtaattttcttataaaaaattaacgtACCCTTCACGTATctgatttttatatgtttgtataatatataatttttgggTATGTTTATACGAACTATTTAAGCAAACCAATCTTCTTCCTGAAGTAGCTATCAAAATCAGTTGATGGTGCTCATGAAAGAAACgagcaaagaaaaatatatgaagagactctttttttcaaacttgCAGAAAAGTGTACAGAGAATACATTAACTAAATGGCGATGCATGCGAACATATCTACAAAGGTCAACGCAGTCTGCATTGCTGCTAATTACCATCTAGAAGAgatcatttctatttatttaggtACAGATCAGGAGATACATGATCATATCTGGAAGAAGAAGTTTCTGCCTTGTAATACAAGCAAAGGGGGGAATGTGAAATCTGTATTTTTTGGAAATGAATCAGAACAACATCCCTGATTCTAGCTAGATTCTCAAGTACAAGGctgtgattgaaattaaaaagaaaaaaaaaacattattaatgtGAATGATGTTTTGTGAGAATTAAGGGGTACCctctcctcttttattttttattttctagagagAGAGTGACTGTCTATGCAGGAATTTTCCTATGACTTGAGATATTGAAGGAACAAGCTAGGAGTAAACTTAATTACAGCGCGTTCAATGGACGTGATTTAGATCTGCTATCTTGCAAGAGTCAAGAGTACTATAGTGCACAGCGACACCTCCATTGAATGCGAAAGCAAGATCATACATATATGGACTTAAAGATTCCAAAGTTAGGAGATAAAATACcaaataatttcataattcGTTGGTCTCTGTTTcgacgaaaggaaaggaaaggaaaggaagcaCATGTTGGGTTGAAATTTGTCATTGGAGCTAACCACTTCCTTGTTTTCCTTGGGAAAGTCATTTCCGTCTTGTGACCGGCTTTTCGATAACCCTTCATCTTAACTTGATTATAttggatatttttatttgttaattttatttttttaaaaaaaaatctgttttttattaaattaaatataagaataagATGTTTTCTATATGATATTTtatctgatttgttttttagattatttctatttttttttatgatgaaacgGTATTGTCTATGATATAGTGACGATAaatcttcaataaattttttgttgtttttgctcGAAGTATTAtactacttatttttttataatgaattaatattatttttttattattagtattttttaatttatattattaaattaactaaatttattaaattaaattaaactaatgaCTCGAGTATGttgcttgttttttaaaataaactattgtCGCTgaacatttgttttatatatattttttaaaaaaattttgaagccACCTTTCTAGTAGTTGACTAATTAACTTGCCTCCATCCAGGATTACGAGCCTAGCTAGCTGCAAATTGCTCACGAGGATCATGTATGATCTTTGTTAATTCTACGGCATTTTGACGCTCCTGATCACACCAACGCAGCAAATATTATATGAGAgtgattaaaacaaatatattttttttaactaaacataaataaaaagtttcagaTCCTTTCCTTAGCACTTAATTCTGCAACCTGATCATGTCCATGAAGCCAACTTTTTATCAGAtcgattctttttttaattaatttcttttcgaTTTCTATCAGACATAATTATGTATCTTAATCAACATTAAGAGTGTGATTAAAATTACCCTAAATgagatttcaagaaaattacatGGAGCATCCCCAGGTGGCTGTAATAATCCCATAAAATAAATCGAGCTATaagaattaatcaatttatatattatatttgatattgtaataataattattttaactttttgtttagaaatttaatcgaaatagtattttttttatttttaaaaaattatttttgatatcataaagttaaaataatataaaaaaataaaaaaattaattttaaataaaaaattaattttaaaacataaaaacaaacagtaaaGCAATAAGCGTCGCTTGTTTACCCTTCCCTCCTGGTTGCTTTTGTTTATCAAGGGCTGATTACATTCTCACGTACTTATCACTAACACGGACTTCAAAGTttgaaaatttcaaagattatttatttataaaccgtacgtacacacacacacacatgaagAAGCTGAGTCCAACTCGGTGACTCTTATAATATTGACATTTATGATATCTACAGAAGCACAATAATTCTTATTTGACATGTACAAACCATATGTGCTTGTTTCTCAAGAAATccatcttaatttgttagttttcAGATCATGACATGTCATCATGAGATGGGGGATCTGACCTTGAAATTCTCTAGCGAATTTccgaattaagttttataataatgatattagcatgtttatttttatgttaaaaaatattattaaaaaaattaaaaatttttattttttttcttcgaattaacatttttttgtatttttatattattttgatgtgctgaaattaaaaataaatttttaaaaataaaaaaattatttcaatatatttctaagtaaaaaatacattaaaaaacaattattattacaattcaaCACATGTTCATTAATTAGCAGCTACATGCAGATTGAATTTCATCTCAGATCTTCTGAtcattaaaatttgtaaaaCTAAACCTGTTCGTGTAAGATAATCAGCTGGCCAGAACCCGTGAGGTGTGAAGATTTTAAAACTAGAGCAAAGTTGAATTGAAACTTCTCTCTAGCCCACATGGAGCTTCAAGATGATGATGCTAGCAACAATGACTGTAACACAGCAGGTGTGAAGATTTTAAAGTTGTAAAATGTATAATAATCAGACTGAGATAAGCAATTGTGGATAAAGCCTGAGCCAGTTCCACGAcagggttgatttttttttcatttcgaaTAATTCCATCTGtgtcaattaatttaattgttttttctatgcTGATTTCGGAGGGAGTTACTTGTAAGCAGCAGCGTTACCGCCTCTCGCCAAGTCAAACGACACGAAATGAAATTAACAAGGAAACTTCTATAGGTTTTTGTTTTCGTCAAACCTTTTTATTTGACTAATGGCTAGGTATCAGCTTGGATCCGGTCCTCTCTTTAGCAtcccttcatatatatatatatatggactcTCTGTGTCCTGTAATCCACATAAAGTATAGCCAATCCAAACTTACCTCTCAATCTAAAACTCTCCTCGTTTACCAGAGCAAGACTCGTAATTTATGATCAGATGTTGAATTCATTCATTTGTGGCAGTTTTCAGAATCAAGAGCTAGAGGATGAACCATGGAACAGCCCTTCGTCTACACCAAAGAGATCCAGCCGTTCTGCAACACCAAAAAGATCGAGCCCTTGTGCAACgccaagaaaatcaagaaagagcaGCAAGAATAACAAGAACCCATATTCTTCCCGTGGCCTTGACAAGTTCTCTGCACTTCTCGCGGAACTCGAAGAGAAAAGGCAGAAGATATACACTCAGATTGGGCCTGAAGATGTATCTGTGGTTCGTTTCGTCTATTCAAGTTCAAATGATTGTATTCCTGTTATAGTGAAGGCTAAAGATCAAAAGCAAGACAAACCCAGGGCCAGCAGAGTTGATGATGTCAAAGATAAGCCCGTCAATCATAACAGTACTGAAGTTGTGTACAAGTTGCCAACACAGGCACCCGCAGAGACGAAACAAGCCGAGCAACCAAGATTGGAAACTGACAAAAAGACTGAGAAGAAATGTTTTACATGGAGCATCAAGTTGAATAGATGGAGAAGACCCTATTATTATATGCCAGTTGCTATAGTCTTGATCTTGTTATTGTTGGTTTTCTTTGGGCGACCAGTTGCCATATTATGGACCTCTCTGGGATGGTATATAGTCCCTacattgagtacaaaaaagccatcaaagaagaaagaagatgtTAGAAGATTAAGCGAGCCCAAGATGGTGATTAATCATGGGGTATCTTCTCCAAAGAGAAAGAGTACTGGCGCTATCACAGATAAATTGCCTCAACGACATGAGCAACGAAAAAGCTTCTGAAGGTGGTTTCGGTTCAAttagttcctttttttttctttgccttttgGGGTTAAGATTTTGCTTCATTTGTTTAAAGTTTTTGGTTCCAATGTACGGATGTGTTTGGAAATTCAAACCATCCTTGGAATTTTCACAATTGTAAATTAATTACACTAGTATATATTATGGATtaagttgatttaattattgcttaaaattgttatttttttgagttttttaaattcCAGATACCGTACTTTCATACACAATCATCAGCACtataaatccaaaacaaaagtTTGATATTCATTTGAAGTGGGGAATGTGGTTGAAGGGTTTATAGACTAATTTTATAGGCAAAAGGCTAAGAATATTGCTGAAATGGTAAATTTCAActgactataatttttttattcggtATTCGATTAATGCTGCAAGTCctaattaataattcaaaaagCTTATTCAGAGGCTCTTGAGGCCGTTTTCGATATCAGAATACACTCTAAAGATCAATTTTcagaatttcttttcaaaatatatttttttctttttcagtattaattttggattttataattttttatttaatcaatgaTTAGTTAAAATAGACTTTAAacctttaatttatcatttagaattcaattatcaatcttcaaaaatattaagaacttaatttaaattgtttctgtaattatttttttaaggttttatgtatttaataaacTCGTTCTTTTACTTTATGTTGCATCATCGTTTAAGCAGAAATCAGTactttatatatacatgtaatcGCCCACGCATCAACTAATAGATCGACACTTACTCAAAGGACCATAAAACTTGAGGATTGGTCCCTTGGCAAAGAGTTAGGCTCTCAGTTTTGTTTAacttaattctaaaattatgaaacgaaaataatgtttaaaatcATCAACAGGACGGGAtacaatatgaaaatatatattaaaaaaaatataaaaatataaaatagatggAAAACATAATCTACTATGTATTGTGATAAttactcataatttattttttattattgtttttttatcatttgattttttttcaattttaatcctaTCATATTAAATTGGTTTTAGATTCAGTTCGATAATTGGATTTACAGAGGATTCTCAcgatgttaataata
Protein-coding sequences here:
- the LOC133691498 gene encoding LIM domain-containing protein WLIM1-like, giving the protein MAFAGTTQKCMACDKTVYLVDRLAADNRVYHKACFRCHHCRGTLKLGNYNSFEGVLYCRPHFDQLFKRTGSLDKSFEGTPKIVKPEKPVDGEKPISTKVSTMFAGTRDKCFGCKNTVYPTEKVSVNGTPYHKSCFKCIHGGCTISPSNYIAHEGRLYCKHHHNQLIKEKGNLSQLEGDVEKDSMNDKTNGREVSAES
- the LOC133692985 gene encoding uncharacterized protein LOC133692985, whose translation is MLNSFICGSFQNQELEDEPWNSPSSTPKRSSRSATPKRSSPCATPRKSRKSSKNNKNPYSSRGLDKFSALLAELEEKRQKIYTQIGPEDVSVVRFVYSSSNDCIPVIVKAKDQKQDKPRASRVDDVKDKPVNHNSTEVVYKLPTQAPAETKQAEQPRLETDKKTEKKCFTWSIKLNRWRRPYYYMPVAIVLILLLLVFFGRPVAILWTSLGWYIVPTLSTKKPSKKKEDVRRLSEPKMVINHGVSSPKRKSTGAITDKLPQRHEQRKSF